Proteins found in one Oribacterium sp. oral taxon 102 genomic segment:
- a CDS encoding glycosyltransferase family 2 protein produces MRTKLDIALVREGKLNLQGWAFGKDPEREVGYRVTDRKGQEIEGTTIESVRRDSVASAFFPDYEKQTGHPLRRELGFDINVPYRFGSGESCILEISADGRTRRLRFDDKRIESFNSHAHKKREKLLALLNPETVEVAWDCLRESGPRVLFRKAIHRLRGISEDYDYNEWYKKTRCTEETLQQRETRFPSMPRFAVVIPVYRTPEKFLRRMLESLRAQTYSNFEVLAADASQYEGLVWEKNLGKLPREVLAEYQARDPRFRFEILAKNLGISENTNAAIRLCSPETDFVVLADHDDELAPEALFQCAKKINEHPDAKLIYTDEDKIDFESAYLFEPHFKTDYNPDLLRSVNYITHLFVVERALLESISEPDPESGKRIYERKEYDGAQDYDLILRACEAADRIAEEQQARSGLSAADERLLREGRFTSRNILHIPMALYHWRSHQLSTAANPEAKLYAFSAGERAITAHCRRLGLPVRRVEKGITYGFYHTQYEIARTEQGVEPLVSVIIPNKDHSADLDLAIRSLMKGDYQNLEFIVVENNSEKPETFSYYEEIQREFPSPFTDTASLPDGESPAERPPVFMGKLARPAVRVVHWKREFNYSSINNFGVRFTHGRYLLFLNNDIELIREDSLREMLQFVQREDVGICGARLLYPDGVIQHGGVVMGFGGIAGAAFIGIHDKENTYMHRAKCIQDYSAVTAACLLSKRESFDAVSGFTEELAVAFNDVDYCMKVRALGQKVVYNPYALFFHYESKSRGLEDTPEKVARFNREIIALARRWPEILREGDPYYNPNLTLRKSNFVLRDLTKEKPGEPFPLEILKGIV; encoded by the coding sequence ATGAGAACAAAGCTGGATATCGCGCTGGTTCGGGAGGGGAAGCTGAACCTGCAGGGCTGGGCATTCGGAAAGGATCCGGAGCGGGAGGTCGGCTACCGCGTCACAGACCGGAAAGGGCAGGAGATCGAGGGAACGACGATCGAGAGCGTCCGCCGGGATTCCGTGGCGTCCGCCTTTTTCCCGGACTATGAGAAGCAGACAGGGCATCCGCTCCGCAGGGAGCTCGGCTTCGATATCAATGTGCCGTACCGCTTCGGAAGCGGGGAGAGCTGCATTCTGGAGATCTCGGCAGACGGACGGACGCGCAGGCTGCGGTTCGATGATAAGCGGATCGAAAGCTTCAATTCTCATGCGCACAAGAAGAGAGAGAAGCTGCTGGCGCTGCTGAACCCGGAGACGGTCGAGGTTGCATGGGACTGTCTCCGTGAGAGCGGGCCGCGGGTGCTGTTCAGGAAGGCGATTCACAGACTGCGGGGAATTTCGGAGGACTACGACTATAACGAGTGGTACAAAAAGACCCGTTGCACGGAGGAGACGTTACAGCAGCGGGAGACGCGCTTTCCGAGCATGCCGCGCTTCGCAGTCGTGATTCCGGTCTACCGTACGCCGGAGAAGTTCCTCCGCAGGATGCTGGAGTCGCTTCGTGCCCAGACCTATTCGAATTTTGAGGTGCTGGCCGCGGATGCCTCACAGTATGAGGGGCTGGTCTGGGAGAAGAACCTGGGGAAGCTCCCGCGGGAGGTGCTCGCGGAGTATCAGGCCAGAGATCCGCGCTTTCGCTTCGAGATCCTCGCGAAGAATCTGGGAATCTCCGAGAATACGAACGCAGCGATCCGCCTCTGTTCTCCGGAGACGGATTTCGTCGTGCTGGCGGATCATGACGACGAGCTCGCGCCGGAGGCGCTGTTTCAGTGCGCGAAAAAGATCAATGAACACCCGGATGCGAAGCTGATCTATACGGATGAGGACAAGATCGACTTCGAGTCCGCCTATCTCTTCGAGCCGCACTTCAAGACAGACTACAACCCGGATCTGCTTCGTTCCGTGAACTATATCACCCATCTTTTCGTGGTGGAGCGGGCGCTTTTGGAGAGCATTTCAGAGCCGGATCCGGAGAGCGGCAAGCGGATCTATGAGCGGAAGGAGTATGACGGCGCGCAGGATTATGACCTGATCCTCCGTGCCTGCGAGGCGGCAGACCGTATCGCGGAGGAGCAGCAGGCGCGCAGCGGACTCTCTGCGGCGGACGAGCGGCTGCTTCGGGAGGGGCGCTTCACCTCCCGGAACATCCTTCATATTCCGATGGCGCTGTATCACTGGCGTTCGCATCAGCTTTCTACCGCGGCGAATCCGGAGGCGAAGCTCTATGCCTTTTCGGCGGGAGAGCGTGCGATCACGGCGCATTGCCGGCGGCTCGGACTGCCGGTAAGGCGGGTGGAGAAGGGAATCACCTACGGCTTCTATCATACGCAGTATGAGATCGCGCGGACGGAGCAGGGCGTGGAGCCGCTTGTTTCCGTCATTATCCCGAATAAGGATCACAGCGCGGATCTGGATCTCGCGATCCGCTCCCTGATGAAGGGGGACTATCAGAATCTCGAGTTCATCGTTGTGGAGAACAATTCCGAGAAGCCGGAGACCTTTTCGTATTATGAGGAGATACAGCGGGAATTTCCGAGCCCGTTCACGGATACCGCTTCGCTCCCGGACGGAGAGAGCCCGGCAGAGCGGCCGCCCGTCTTCATGGGAAAGCTCGCCCGTCCCGCAGTCAGGGTGGTTCACTGGAAGCGGGAGTTCAACTATTCCTCGATCAACAATTTCGGCGTCCGCTTCACGCATGGCAGATATCTGCTCTTTCTGAACAATGATATCGAGCTGATCCGAGAGGATTCGCTGCGGGAAATGCTGCAATTTGTACAGCGGGAGGATGTCGGCATCTGCGGCGCACGCCTGCTCTATCCGGACGGCGTGATTCAGCACGGCGGGGTCGTGATGGGCTTCGGCGGCATTGCGGGCGCCGCCTTCATCGGCATTCACGACAAGGAGAATACCTATATGCACCGCGCGAAGTGCATTCAGGATTATTCCGCGGTGACAGCCGCCTGTCTGCTCTCGAAGCGGGAGAGCTTCGACGCGGTTTCGGGCTTCACGGAGGAGCTTGCAGTCGCCTTCAATGATGTGGACTACTGCATGAAAGTACGCGCGCTGGGGCAGAAGGTAGTCTACAATCCTTACGCGCTCTTCTTCCACTATGAATCGAAGTCCCGAGGGCTGGAGGATACGCCGGAAAAGGTGGCGCGCTTCAACCGGGAGATCATCGCACTCGCGCGGCGCTGGCCGGAGATCCTTCGCGAGGGAGACCCCTATTACAATCCGAACCTGACGCTTCGGAAGTCGAACTTCGTGCTCCGGGATCTGACGAAGGAGAAGCCGGGCGAGCCCTTCCCATTGGAGATCCTGAAGGGGATCGTCTGA
- a CDS encoding glycosyltransferase family 2 protein — MKKTISIVVPCYNEEENVIPMADALRKIFRESLPAYHYEIIFIDNDSKDRTRERLRQLCEADRGIKAIFNAKNFGQFNSPYYAMLQSTGDATILMAADFQDPVEMIPRFVSAWEAGSKIAIGVKTHSNESKLMYRLRGLYYRFIRRMSSVDQISQFTGFGLYDKAFINVMRNLDDPTPFLRGIVAELGYRRTEIPYTQPRRRAGVTHNNFYTLYDAAMLSFTSYTKVGLRTAVFFGAVCSALSMLIGLLYLIMKLIWWDRFPAGMAPMLIGMLFLGSVQIFFIGLLGEYILSINQRVMKRPLVVEEERLNFGDAPKYRGVKEVEE; from the coding sequence TTGAAAAAAACCATCAGTATCGTAGTGCCATGCTATAACGAGGAGGAAAACGTCATTCCGATGGCGGATGCGCTCCGGAAGATCTTCCGGGAAAGCCTCCCTGCCTATCACTACGAGATCATCTTCATCGACAATGACTCGAAGGACAGGACGAGGGAGCGGCTCCGGCAGCTCTGCGAGGCGGATCGCGGCATTAAAGCGATTTTCAATGCGAAGAACTTCGGACAATTCAACAGCCCGTACTATGCGATGCTTCAGTCGACGGGAGACGCGACCATACTAATGGCAGCGGATTTTCAGGATCCGGTAGAGATGATTCCGCGCTTTGTTTCCGCATGGGAGGCAGGCAGCAAGATCGCGATCGGGGTGAAGACGCATTCCAATGAGTCGAAGCTGATGTACCGGCTTCGCGGGCTCTACTACCGCTTCATCAGGCGGATGTCCTCTGTGGATCAGATCAGCCAGTTTACCGGCTTTGGGCTCTATGACAAGGCGTTCATCAATGTGATGCGGAACCTTGACGACCCGACACCCTTCCTCCGCGGGATCGTGGCGGAGCTGGGCTATCGGCGTACCGAGATCCCCTATACCCAGCCGCGCCGCCGCGCCGGTGTCACCCATAATAATTTCTATACGCTCTATGATGCGGCGATGCTCAGCTTCACGAGCTATACGAAGGTGGGGCTCCGGACGGCGGTCTTTTTCGGCGCGGTATGCAGCGCGCTCAGTATGCTGATCGGGCTGCTCTATCTCATCATGAAGCTGATCTGGTGGGATCGTTTCCCTGCGGGCATGGCGCCGATGCTGATCGGGATGCTTTTCCTCGGATCGGTGCAGATTTTCTTCATAGGGCTGCTCGGAGAGTACATTCTCTCCATCAATCAGAGGGTAATGAAGCGCCCGCTCGTCGTGGAGGAGGAGCGGCTGAACTTCGGGGATGCGCCGAAATACAGAGGGGTAAAGGAAGTAGAGGAATGA
- a CDS encoding alcohol dehydrogenase catalytic domain-containing protein, with protein MRAFVLKARGELGWVEKDEPVLRDAHGVLLRPLLVSPCTSDVHTIWQGSPKRTELTLGHECVAEVVKAGNEVRDFRVGETVAVSAITPDWSQPDVEENYAHAGHNFSGHLLGKSIDGAFQERFYLPYADRNLAHIPEGLTLEDALICVDVMQTGFTAAEEAEIRAGQTVAVMGIGAIGLAAILAARLRGARQIFAIGSRAENAALAESMGTPGCAVTVLDYRSAAAALPPTMHPLSNSTGAAFVNEILQRTNGRGADAVLVCGGSELALAQAADMVKYGTGIISNVMYFGADPELEAWQQEHQRVRLLRDGGEDATLSIRDYAAVDAILLPKFSMGRGMAGKTLKFSLSRGGRAHLEQVMASVRAAGIQPGKLITRRYQGLDKIERAIYDMKDRKAIKIAVKVGERN; from the coding sequence ATGAGAGCCTTCGTACTGAAAGCCCGGGGAGAGCTCGGCTGGGTCGAGAAGGATGAGCCGGTACTAAGGGATGCGCATGGGGTGCTGCTTCGTCCGCTGCTGGTTTCGCCATGCACGAGCGATGTTCACACCATCTGGCAGGGCTCGCCGAAGAGAACGGAGCTGACGCTGGGGCATGAGTGCGTCGCGGAGGTGGTCAAGGCAGGGAACGAGGTGCGGGACTTCCGCGTAGGAGAGACCGTGGCGGTGTCCGCCATCACACCGGACTGGTCGCAGCCGGACGTAGAGGAGAACTATGCCCACGCCGGACATAACTTCTCCGGACACCTGCTCGGGAAGTCCATTGACGGCGCGTTTCAGGAGCGCTTCTACCTGCCCTATGCGGATCGGAACCTCGCGCACATTCCCGAGGGACTTACGCTAGAGGACGCGCTTATCTGCGTGGATGTGATGCAGACCGGCTTCACCGCTGCGGAGGAGGCGGAGATCCGGGCGGGGCAGACCGTGGCAGTGATGGGCATCGGTGCGATCGGCCTCGCGGCGATTCTCGCCGCGAGGCTCCGCGGGGCACGGCAGATCTTCGCGATTGGCTCCCGGGCTGAAAATGCTGCGCTGGCGGAGTCCATGGGAACGCCGGGCTGCGCGGTCACGGTGCTGGATTACCGGAGTGCTGCGGCAGCGCTTCCGCCGACGATGCATCCGCTTTCGAACTCGACCGGCGCCGCGTTCGTGAACGAGATACTGCAAAGAACGAACGGCAGGGGCGCAGACGCCGTGCTTGTCTGCGGCGGCAGCGAGCTTGCGCTCGCACAGGCGGCGGATATGGTGAAGTATGGGACGGGCATCATTTCCAATGTGATGTACTTCGGCGCGGATCCGGAGCTCGAGGCATGGCAGCAGGAGCATCAAAGAGTCCGGCTTCTTCGGGACGGGGGGGAGGACGCAACGCTTTCTATACGAGACTATGCAGCGGTGGATGCGATCCTTCTCCCGAAGTTCTCGATGGGGCGGGGAATGGCGGGGAAGACCCTGAAATTCTCGCTTTCGAGGGGAGGCAGGGCGCATCTTGAGCAGGTGATGGCTTCGGTGCGCGCTGCCGGCATACAGCCGGGAAAGCTGATTACGAGACGCTATCAGGGGCTCGACAAAATAGAACGTGCGATTTATGATATGAAGGATCGCAAGGCGATCAAGATCGCGGTAAAGGTAGGAGAACGGAATTGA
- a CDS encoding class I SAM-dependent methyltransferase, translating into MTENEKDRRDKRCIACGGALHSLGTFHDMPASAQELPTEELLSEERGIDLPLCQCHSCGLVQFPVEPVSYYKDVIRAGGGTKTMIRLRHEEYLRLLTELEKQGLRHPRILEVGCGRGEFLEMWKSLWETDGIERGEAGTEHAEAEERNAVHIRRIRPVLFGIEHSAALAREAQAKGLQVFRDFAEGEKLLPEAPFDAFVQFNFLEHQPKPLDMLRTIRRNLRDGGLGLLTVPSFEYILQHDGYYELLRDHIANYTEETLQALLQEAGFELLSSRIVNRDTIEAIVRKAEPETLSKLCFSGALLDISPLLENYEMLRQDIRGYLDGLGREGKRLAIWGASHQGFTLAASTELGGRVSYIIDSARFKQGRFAPASHIPIVSPEHFFTEPVEEILIVAPGYTDEIADIIRARYGGQVGILALRGKRITRYGENHP; encoded by the coding sequence ATGACGGAAAATGAAAAAGACAGAAGAGACAAGCGCTGCATTGCCTGCGGCGGGGCGCTTCATAGTCTCGGTACATTTCATGATATGCCGGCAAGCGCGCAGGAGCTCCCGACGGAGGAGCTGCTTTCGGAGGAGAGGGGGATTGATCTTCCGCTCTGCCAGTGCCATTCCTGCGGGCTGGTACAGTTTCCGGTGGAGCCCGTGTCCTACTATAAGGACGTGATCCGTGCGGGCGGCGGGACAAAAACCATGATACGGCTTCGGCATGAGGAATATCTGCGTCTCCTCACAGAGCTGGAAAAGCAGGGGCTAAGGCATCCGCGAATTCTGGAGGTCGGCTGCGGACGCGGGGAATTTCTCGAAATGTGGAAGAGCCTTTGGGAGACGGACGGCATCGAGCGGGGAGAGGCCGGGACAGAGCATGCGGAGGCGGAAGAGAGAAATGCAGTGCATATTCGCCGTATCCGTCCGGTGCTCTTCGGCATTGAGCACAGCGCGGCACTGGCGCGCGAGGCGCAGGCGAAGGGGCTTCAGGTCTTTCGGGACTTCGCAGAGGGAGAGAAGCTGCTTCCGGAGGCGCCCTTTGATGCCTTCGTGCAGTTTAATTTCCTTGAGCATCAGCCGAAGCCGCTCGATATGCTGCGGACGATCCGTCGGAATTTGCGCGACGGGGGGCTGGGGCTTCTGACGGTGCCGAGCTTCGAGTATATCCTGCAGCATGACGGCTATTATGAGCTCCTGCGGGATCATATCGCGAATTATACCGAGGAAACCCTGCAGGCGCTTTTGCAGGAGGCGGGCTTCGAGCTTCTGTCCTCCCGGATCGTGAACCGGGATACGATAGAGGCAATCGTGCGGAAGGCAGAGCCGGAAACGCTCAGTAAGCTCTGCTTCTCCGGCGCGTTGCTGGATATCTCGCCGCTGCTCGAGAACTATGAGATGCTCCGGCAGGATATTCGGGGATATTTGGACGGACTCGGCCGAGAGGGAAAGCGGCTCGCGATCTGGGGAGCGAGCCATCAGGGCTTCACGCTCGCAGCAAGCACAGAGCTCGGCGGACGGGTGAGCTATATCATCGATTCGGCGCGTTTCAAGCAGGGACGCTTCGCGCCTGCCTCCCATATCCCGATCGTTTCTCCGGAGCATTTCTTCACGGAGCCGGTGGAGGAGATCCTGATCGTCGCACCCGGCTATACAGACGAGATCGCCGACATTATCCGGGCACGCTATGGGGGGCAGGTGGGGATTCTCGCGCTCCGCGGGAAGCGCATCACCCGCTATGGGGAGAATCATCCATAA
- a CDS encoding NAD-dependent epimerase/dehydratase family protein: MRIVISGVSSFLGRASAEALLARGHHVIGIVRPGSRNTAGLQDAGLRALRLVRFDFDTLPTAEEGRYRAALSEAMGRDAQTAVIDGWIHFAWDGVGSAGRQDPEIQTRNVENAKKAYRMAELLGAGKFLFAGSQAEYGNGTKSAPQPVSAYGSAKLRFGEWAAAESRKQGTMAFLHLRIYSVYGYGDHPTTLTNTLSRACLSGDGFALGPCTQRWNYLEIRDFAAALCLLTEQTAAGNGIYDIAGESTKPLRDYVLEGAETLLSAGDSAAGAGFRLHFGVRRDNAEGTAGMDPDIRRLSALGFRQQISFREGMLELRRRILEEQG; encoded by the coding sequence ATGCGAATCGTCATCAGCGGAGTCAGCAGTTTTCTGGGGAGAGCTTCGGCAGAGGCGCTCCTCGCCCGAGGACATCATGTCATCGGCATCGTGCGTCCGGGGAGCCGCAATACAGCGGGACTGCAGGATGCGGGGCTTCGGGCGCTGCGGCTCGTGCGCTTCGATTTCGACACGCTGCCGACGGCAGAGGAGGGGCGGTACCGCGCCGCTCTTTCCGAGGCGATGGGAAGGGACGCGCAGACAGCCGTGATCGACGGCTGGATCCACTTCGCGTGGGACGGCGTCGGCTCTGCGGGGCGGCAGGATCCGGAGATACAGACTCGAAATGTCGAAAATGCGAAAAAGGCGTATCGGATGGCGGAGCTTCTCGGCGCGGGGAAATTTCTTTTCGCGGGTTCGCAGGCGGAGTACGGGAACGGTACGAAGTCTGCTCCGCAGCCGGTCAGCGCGTATGGCAGTGCGAAGCTCCGCTTCGGCGAGTGGGCGGCGGCGGAGAGTCGGAAGCAGGGGACGATGGCGTTTCTGCACCTCCGGATCTATTCCGTGTACGGCTACGGGGATCATCCGACGACGCTGACGAATACTCTGAGCCGTGCCTGCCTTTCCGGGGACGGGTTTGCGCTGGGACCCTGCACGCAGCGCTGGAATTATCTGGAGATTCGGGATTTCGCTGCGGCACTCTGCCTCCTCACGGAACAGACGGCGGCAGGAAACGGGATCTATGACATAGCAGGAGAGAGTACGAAGCCGCTTCGAGACTATGTGCTGGAGGGGGCGGAGACACTGCTGTCCGCGGGAGACAGCGCGGCAGGCGCGGGCTTCCGGCTCCACTTCGGTGTCCGCCGGGACAATGCCGAGGGTACGGCCGGGATGGATCCGGACATCCGGAGGCTTTCCGCGCTTGGCTTCCGGCAGCAGATTTCCTTCCGGGAGGGAATGCTGGAGCTTCGGAGGAGGATACTGGAGGAGCAGGGCTGA
- a CDS encoding thiamine pyrophosphate-binding protein — translation MKQKLANYISELLVRNGITQNFTVTGGGAMHLNDAFGHQMGMHCLYQHHEQACAMAAESYARIYNRPALVCVTSGPGGTNAITGVLGAWLDSLPMLVLSGQVRYDNTARWSGVGIRAMGDQEFDITRATGCMAKYSEMLIDPYRVRFVLEKALYLSQTGRPGPVWIDIPVDVQGSYIETEELIGFDREGYEAGGDGWAAPGGHCIPEDSALSGRERLPENDPEALRSYARKILQKLRESRRPVFYTGNGIRIAGAEARFLRVMKRLNIPVVVGWNAPDVIPTEEPLYAGRPGGRGDRPGNLTVQNADLVFSIGSRLNIRQVGYNFREWARDAFVIVNDIDAEELRKPSVHADLRIHADAAALLDALLMELDVQGIERLFDGGEGMLLSDAEQICHFPEAERVLREHRVRDAERGVREARLSWLETAAFYRENYPTVLPEHFLPGKERGEAANVYAAVDILSRLAGEGQITVVGNGSACVAGGQAYRIRRGTRFISQDGVASMGYDLPAAIGACVAVFGPDGREAEENGRRNLYWKGRKEQYPDYAKHDILLLTGDGSLQMNLQELQTIIHHRMPIKIFVINNGGYHSIRQTQSSFFGAPLVGIGVDSGIDGVCDLSFPDLEKLACAYGYPFVRVSCNEALAEAFERTLAEEGPAICEIMVSLSQQFLPKSAARKLPDGSLQSPPLEDMAPFLPKEELRRLMLGRCSRVRD, via the coding sequence ATGAAGCAGAAACTTGCCAACTATATTTCGGAGCTGCTGGTGCGGAACGGCATCACGCAGAATTTCACCGTGACCGGCGGCGGTGCGATGCACCTGAACGACGCGTTCGGACACCAGATGGGGATGCACTGCCTTTACCAGCATCATGAGCAGGCGTGCGCCATGGCGGCGGAGAGCTATGCGCGGATCTATAATCGCCCCGCATTGGTCTGCGTGACCTCGGGGCCGGGCGGCACCAATGCGATTACCGGCGTGCTGGGGGCGTGGCTGGATTCCCTGCCGATGCTGGTGCTGAGCGGGCAGGTGCGTTATGACAATACCGCGCGCTGGTCGGGCGTAGGTATCCGTGCGATGGGGGATCAGGAGTTCGATATTACGAGGGCGACCGGCTGTATGGCGAAGTATTCGGAGATGCTGATCGACCCGTACCGCGTGCGCTTCGTACTGGAGAAGGCGCTCTATCTCTCGCAGACGGGGCGTCCGGGACCGGTCTGGATCGACATTCCGGTAGATGTACAGGGAAGCTATATCGAGACGGAGGAGCTGATCGGCTTCGACCGGGAGGGCTATGAGGCGGGCGGTGACGGCTGGGCAGCGCCTGGCGGGCACTGCATCCCGGAGGACAGTGCGCTTTCCGGCAGAGAGAGACTTCCTGAGAACGACCCGGAGGCGCTTCGCAGCTATGCGCGGAAAATCCTTCAGAAGCTGCGGGAGAGCCGGAGACCGGTTTTCTATACCGGAAACGGCATCCGGATCGCCGGCGCGGAGGCGCGCTTCCTCCGCGTGATGAAGCGGCTGAACATCCCTGTCGTAGTCGGCTGGAACGCGCCGGATGTGATCCCGACCGAGGAGCCGCTCTATGCGGGGCGCCCGGGCGGACGCGGAGACCGTCCGGGCAATCTCACGGTGCAGAATGCGGATCTCGTGTTCAGCATCGGCTCCCGCCTGAATATCCGGCAGGTAGGGTACAACTTCCGGGAATGGGCGCGGGACGCCTTTGTCATTGTCAATGATATTGATGCGGAGGAGCTGCGGAAGCCGTCCGTACATGCGGATCTCCGCATCCATGCCGATGCCGCGGCGCTGCTGGACGCCCTGCTTATGGAGCTGGATGTGCAGGGGATAGAGCGGCTTTTCGACGGCGGGGAAGGGATGCTCCTTTCGGATGCAGAGCAGATTTGTCATTTCCCGGAAGCGGAGCGTGTACTGCGTGAGCATCGGGTACGGGATGCAGAGCGCGGCGTGCGGGAGGCGCGGCTGAGCTGGCTGGAGACCGCCGCCTTTTACCGGGAGAATTACCCTACCGTGCTTCCGGAGCATTTCCTGCCCGGGAAGGAGCGCGGAGAAGCAGCGAATGTCTATGCTGCGGTGGACATTCTGTCCCGGCTTGCCGGAGAGGGACAGATCACCGTGGTCGGGAACGGCAGTGCCTGCGTCGCGGGCGGACAGGCATATCGTATCCGGCGGGGCACGCGCTTCATCAGCCAGGACGGTGTCGCGTCCATGGGCTATGATCTCCCGGCGGCGATCGGTGCGTGCGTGGCGGTCTTCGGCCCGGACGGGCGGGAGGCGGAGGAGAACGGCAGGCGGAATCTGTATTGGAAGGGCAGAAAGGAGCAGTATCCGGATTACGCGAAGCATGATATCCTGCTGCTGACCGGCGACGGCTCGCTCCAGATGAATCTGCAGGAGCTCCAGACCATTATCCATCATCGGATGCCGATCAAGATTTTTGTGATTAACAACGGCGGCTATCATTCCATCCGGCAGACCCAGAGCAGCTTCTTCGGTGCACCGCTGGTCGGGATCGGTGTGGATTCCGGCATAGACGGTGTCTGCGACCTGAGCTTCCCGGATCTCGAGAAGCTCGCTTGTGCCTATGGCTATCCCTTCGTGCGCGTTTCGTGCAATGAAGCGCTCGCCGAGGCTTTTGAAAGGACGCTCGCGGAGGAAGGACCGGCGATCTGCGAGATCATGGTGAGCCTCAGCCAGCAGTTCCTGCCGAAGTCTGCGGCGCGGAAGCTGCCGGACGGCTCGCTGCAGAGTCCGCCGCTGGAGGATATGGCTCCCTTTCTGCCGAAAGAGGAGCTTAGGCGGCTGATGCTCGGGCGATGCAGCAGAGTGCGGGATTGA
- a CDS encoding YesL family protein, which translates to MLQGFFNYENPVWRFIGRLADIMLLNLLWVVCSLPVFTLGASTTALYYCTLKIVRDEDDGNVRMFFRSFRLNFRQATLIWLAMLLAGSILSIDFYFFGRIMEGSDMLRFVLRAVTLAILLLWLLLFLYVWPVLARFDNSIRRTVTNAIYMSITHLGSTLAMLVTDAVLVLAAYFSLFYLPILVPVLLLLGFPAIAWVNSTMFEHIFRRYMPEEEQP; encoded by the coding sequence ATGCTGCAGGGCTTCTTTAATTACGAAAATCCGGTTTGGCGCTTCATCGGGAGGCTTGCCGACATTATGCTGCTGAACCTGCTGTGGGTCGTATGCAGCCTGCCGGTCTTCACGCTCGGCGCTTCGACAACGGCGCTCTATTACTGCACGCTGAAGATCGTGCGGGACGAGGATGACGGGAATGTCCGGATGTTTTTTCGGAGCTTCCGGCTGAATTTCCGGCAGGCGACGCTGATCTGGCTTGCGATGCTGCTGGCGGGCTCCATACTCTCTATCGATTTCTATTTCTTCGGCAGGATCATGGAGGGGAGCGATATGCTCCGCTTCGTGCTGCGCGCCGTTACGCTTGCAATTCTGCTGCTTTGGCTTCTTCTCTTTCTCTATGTATGGCCGGTGCTGGCGCGCTTCGACAATTCGATCCGCCGCACCGTGACGAACGCGATCTATATGTCTATAACGCATCTCGGCAGCACGCTTGCGATGCTCGTGACGGACGCGGTGCTCGTGCTCGCCGCGTATTTCAGCCTTTTCTATCTCCCGATCCTCGTTCCGGTGCTGCTGCTTCTCGGCTTTCCGGCGATCGCATGGGTCAATTCAACGATGTTCGAGCACATTTTCCGGAGGTATATGCCGGAGGAAGAACAGCCATAG
- a CDS encoding DUF5305 family protein — protein sequence MKAIAEKRKRALPRPVFDRRRRSFAYAVGGIVLFMGVLLFASGWRNRSVSEKDILYAYTFNADSAYRVRLHPNDIYEEEWLPEERMYSAALTDYIEVCLRSELRGQGSIDAELGGNYTLTAVLEGFYTKEDVRKQIYEKRFPLREGKMQREADGSAAAEETVNIFPAEYAAQLERIENTLGGSTERSCYLLFSGDCYIDTETERRQEQFSYALPLPLLLESGFYTMEKPETAPESGEISKSGSRMLGPSPARLLGGGLLFALGLGGLLFTRFFTRLPSEEDAWRLRMKRLLRRYGSRLVFLIEPEEESGKPCCRIQNMDSLLLIAEELRQPVLCSLDERGCPRNGRFSVYGQETCYVLLYAPPMSVPLSE from the coding sequence ATGAAAGCAATAGCCGAAAAGCGGAAAAGGGCGCTGCCCAGACCGGTATTTGACAGACGGAGGCGCAGCTTTGCCTATGCTGTCGGCGGCATTGTCCTGTTTATGGGCGTTCTGCTCTTTGCCTCCGGCTGGAGAAACCGGAGCGTTTCCGAAAAGGACATCCTCTATGCCTATACGTTCAATGCGGACAGCGCATACCGGGTCAGGCTGCATCCGAATGACATCTATGAAGAGGAATGGCTTCCGGAGGAAAGGATGTATTCCGCTGCACTGACGGATTACATTGAGGTCTGCCTGCGCTCGGAGCTTCGCGGACAGGGAAGCATAGATGCGGAGCTTGGCGGGAACTATACGCTTACCGCAGTTCTGGAAGGGTTTTATACGAAGGAGGATGTCCGGAAACAGATTTATGAGAAACGCTTCCCCCTGCGGGAGGGTAAAATGCAGAGGGAGGCGGACGGAAGTGCTGCGGCAGAGGAAACCGTGAATATTTTCCCTGCGGAGTATGCCGCGCAGCTGGAGCGGATCGAAAATACATTAGGAGGGAGCACGGAAAGGAGCTGCTATCTGCTTTTCTCCGGGGACTGCTATATCGATACGGAGACGGAGCGTCGGCAGGAGCAATTTTCCTATGCGCTTCCGCTCCCGCTCCTTCTGGAAAGCGGCTTCTATACCATGGAGAAGCCGGAGACCGCGCCGGAGAGCGGGGAAATCTCGAAGAGCGGGAGCAGGATGCTCGGCCCTTCTCCGGCTAGGCTTCTGGGCGGCGGGCTGCTCTTTGCCCTCGGTCTCGGCGGCCTGCTCTTCACCCGCTTCTTCACGCGCCTGCCCTCGGAGGAGGATGCATGGAGGCTTCGTATGAAGCGGCTTCTCCGGCGGTACGGCAGCCGGCTCGTCTTTCTGATAGAGCCGGAGGAGGAGAGCGGGAAGCCCTGCTGCAGGATACAGAATATGGACAGCCTGCTCCTGATCGCCGAGGAGCTGCGGCAGCCGGTGCTCTGCAGTCTGGATGAGCGGGGCTGTCCGCGGAACGGGAGATTCTCGGTATACGGGCAGGAGACCTGCTATGTTCTCCTCTATGCGCCTCCGATGTCCGTACCACTTTCGGAGTAG